The Thermanaerovibrio acidaminovorans DSM 6589 genome contains a region encoding:
- a CDS encoding 3-isopropylmalate dehydratase small subunit, which produces MRIKGRVWKYGDDVNTDVIFPGKYTYTIKERSEMAKVACEDLDPEFNRDAQRGDIIVAGKNFGCGSSREQAVTCLVERGIGAIIAKGFARIYYRNALNEGLPIIVCPQAVDALEKGDTVEIDFDLGQVHTPKGTFSFPPYPEFVKGLIEDGGLIPHVKKSLGLS; this is translated from the coding sequence ATGAGGATAAAGGGCAGGGTCTGGAAGTACGGGGACGACGTGAACACCGACGTGATCTTCCCCGGCAAGTACACTTACACCATAAAGGAGAGGTCCGAGATGGCCAAGGTGGCCTGCGAGGACCTGGATCCGGAGTTCAACCGGGATGCCCAGCGGGGGGACATCATCGTGGCGGGCAAGAACTTCGGTTGCGGCTCCTCCCGGGAGCAGGCGGTCACCTGCCTGGTGGAGCGGGGCATAGGGGCCATCATAGCCAAGGGGTTCGCCAGGATCTACTACCGGAACGCCCTTAACGAGGGGCTCCCCATAATCGTGTGCCCCCAGGCGGTGGACGCCCTGGAGAAGGGGGACACGGTGGAGATCGACTTCGACCTGGGGCAGGTCCACACCCCCAAGGGGACCTTCTCCTTCCCCCCCTACCCGGAGTTCGTCAAGGGCCTTATCGAGGACGGGGGCCTCATCCCCCACGTGAAGAAGTCCCTGGGACTCTCTTAA
- a CDS encoding isocitrate/isopropylmalate dehydrogenase family protein, protein MSRNVLKVKERKDRYKVCYMPGDDSGFDMMEGALVVLLSMDLPIDWVRADLGWCMWEKSVNKFGQGDPRCNTVPPETIDKIRSSDATLMAAITSKSGVKGFKSAILQMRQLFDLYINLRPAKTLPDLGSPLKGDPKIDLVLFRENTEDLYSAVEFHPLPEEMFNLHKGMERFRKMGDVAVSWRVFSSVGCERIIRAAFEYAKSTGRTKVHCCNKANVIRETDGMMKRIFLEVAKEYEQYGITGIEENADATAMWLIKNPQDYQVIVTSNVFGDILSDEASQLTGGLGFAPSGNIGENTAIFEPCSGSVPKYAHQYRVNPSAMLLTSKMMLEYLGLDQAGQKIEWAINEVLKENRPKTLTYDILRDFRNDPDWERNAASTIEMATAIAQKINPSLTDSTLEDIKAKAREMCDWTKTFGFED, encoded by the coding sequence ATGAGCCGCAACGTTCTGAAGGTGAAGGAGCGCAAGGACCGCTACAAGGTCTGCTACATGCCCGGGGACGACTCGGGGTTCGACATGATGGAGGGGGCCCTGGTGGTGCTCCTCTCCATGGACCTGCCCATCGACTGGGTAAGAGCCGACCTGGGCTGGTGCATGTGGGAGAAGTCGGTCAACAAGTTCGGCCAGGGGGATCCCCGGTGCAACACGGTCCCCCCGGAGACCATCGACAAGATCCGCTCCTCGGACGCCACCCTGATGGCGGCCATAACCTCCAAGTCGGGGGTCAAGGGCTTCAAGTCCGCCATCCTCCAGATGCGGCAACTCTTCGACCTCTACATAAACCTGCGCCCCGCCAAGACGTTGCCGGACCTGGGCTCCCCCCTCAAGGGGGACCCAAAGATCGACCTGGTCCTCTTCCGGGAGAACACCGAGGATCTTTACTCTGCCGTCGAGTTCCACCCCCTTCCGGAGGAGATGTTCAACCTCCACAAGGGGATGGAGCGGTTCAGGAAGATGGGGGACGTGGCGGTCTCCTGGCGGGTCTTCTCCAGCGTGGGCTGTGAGCGGATAATCCGGGCCGCCTTCGAGTACGCCAAGTCCACCGGCAGGACCAAGGTTCACTGCTGCAACAAGGCCAACGTTATCCGGGAGACCGACGGGATGATGAAGCGCATCTTCCTGGAGGTGGCCAAGGAGTACGAGCAGTACGGCATCACCGGCATAGAGGAGAACGCGGACGCCACCGCCATGTGGCTCATAAAGAACCCCCAGGACTACCAGGTGATCGTCACCAGCAACGTCTTCGGGGACATCCTCTCCGACGAGGCCAGCCAACTGACCGGCGGCCTGGGCTTTGCCCCCAGCGGCAACATAGGGGAGAACACCGCCATATTCGAGCCCTGCAGCGGCTCGGTTCCCAAGTACGCCCACCAGTACCGGGTTAACCCCTCCGCCATGTTGCTCACCTCCAAGATGATGCTGGAGTACCTGGGGCTGGACCAGGCGGGGCAGAAGATCGAGTGGGCCATAAACGAGGTCCTGAAGGAGAACCGGCCCAAGACCCTCACTTACGACATCCTGAGGGACTTCCGGAACGATCCCGACTGGGAGAGGAACGCGGCCAGCACCATAGAGATGGCCACCGCCATAGCCCAGAAGATAAACCCCTCCCTCACGGACAGCACCTTGGAGGACATCAAGGCCAAGGCAAGGGAGATGTGCGACTGGACCAAGACGTTCGGGTTCGAGGACTGA
- the citD gene encoding citrate lyase acyl carrier protein, whose protein sequence is MRTVQAGTLESMDCLVTVSDCPGEVKVSISGSGACRFRSSMEAAVRETLERLGVRDVSVDLQDNGAIDLIIRARVEAALRKRMEGGEAP, encoded by the coding sequence ATGAGAACCGTACAGGCGGGGACCTTGGAGTCCATGGACTGTCTGGTCACCGTATCCGACTGCCCCGGAGAAGTTAAGGTCTCCATAAGCGGATCCGGGGCGTGCCGCTTCAGGTCCTCCATGGAGGCGGCGGTGAGGGAGACGCTGGAGCGCCTGGGCGTAAGGGACGTGTCGGTGGACCTGCAGGATAACGGGGCCATCGACCTGATCATAAGAGCCCGGGTGGAGGCAGCGCTGAGGAAGCGCATGGAGGGGGGGGAGGCCCCGTGA
- a CDS encoding HpcH/HpaI aldolase/citrate lyase family protein — protein MRRTMLYLPGNNPNMLLKGYLFAPDGIILDLEDSVPLGEKVSARVLVREAIRGWEFGGCEVTVRINGLDTPYVQYDLEEIVPLGISGIRVPKVEDPAEVADLDRTMSKLEAQAGLQVGSTKIFCLLETARGVLRAFDIATASSRVAAIIPGGEDLAADLKTSRSKEGTELEWARRYVVMAARAAGVDPLDTVYPDVNDPEGLEREVRFIRQLGFEGKSVIHPNQIRVIHRVFTPSKEEVLRARRIVEAAREAEAKGLGAVALDGRMIDAPVVKRAIRTLELAEAMGGGDRHDG, from the coding sequence GTGAGGCGCACAATGCTGTACCTGCCGGGCAACAACCCCAACATGCTGCTCAAGGGGTACCTGTTCGCCCCCGACGGGATAATCCTGGACCTGGAGGACTCGGTCCCCCTGGGGGAGAAGGTCTCCGCCCGGGTCCTGGTCCGGGAGGCCATAAGGGGATGGGAGTTCGGGGGCTGCGAGGTGACCGTCCGGATCAACGGGCTGGACACCCCTTACGTTCAGTATGACCTGGAGGAGATCGTTCCCCTGGGTATAAGCGGGATCCGGGTCCCCAAGGTGGAGGACCCGGCGGAGGTGGCGGACCTGGACCGGACCATGTCGAAACTGGAGGCCCAGGCGGGGCTCCAGGTGGGCAGCACCAAGATCTTCTGCCTGCTGGAGACCGCCAGGGGGGTGCTCCGGGCCTTCGACATAGCCACCGCGTCCAGCCGGGTGGCGGCCATAATCCCCGGCGGGGAGGACCTGGCGGCGGACCTGAAGACCTCCAGGTCCAAGGAGGGGACCGAGCTGGAGTGGGCCCGGCGATACGTGGTCATGGCCGCCCGGGCCGCGGGGGTGGACCCGCTGGACACGGTCTACCCGGACGTTAACGACCCGGAGGGGCTGGAGCGGGAGGTCCGGTTCATCCGGCAGCTGGGCTTCGAGGGGAAGAGCGTGATCCACCCCAACCAGATCCGGGTGATCCACCGGGTCTTCACCCCCTCGAAAGAGGAGGTGCTAAGGGCCCGCCGGATCGTGGAGGCCGCCAGGGAGGCGGAGGCCAAGGGGCTGGGGGCGGTGGCCCTGGACGGCAGGATGATAGACGCCCCGGTGGTGAAGAGGGCCATTAGGACCCTGGAGCTGGCGGAGGCCATGGGGGGAGGTGACCGCCATGACGGTTAA
- the citF gene encoding citrate lyase subunit alpha: protein MTVNRAGRSVPDHIEGYGPVRHYEGAFERLPQGPKVGPLIRRARDGASSKVLKDLKEAIEASGLKSGMTVSFHHHLRNGDMVVNQVIRTCAEMGIGDLTIFPTALFGVHRELMEHIRSGVVRRIMGSVNGPIGRLVSEGGMAEPVVLRSHGGRPRAVASGDVKIDVAFIAAPSADRHGNLSGSQGRSACGSLGYAFTDAMYADHVVAVTDNLVEGTLCPISIPQIYVDHVVKVDSIGDPAGIVSGSTRITKDPLRLLIARMASELIEASPYFRDGISFQTGAGGIPLAVTAFLKEAMIRRGVKGSFGLGGITGYFVELLKEGLLECLMDVQSFDLEAVRSIASDGRHMEISAEWYASPWTCGSAVDSLDAVILGATEVDLDFNANVNTEADGYLLHGIGGHQDTAAGAKLTIIAQPLLRGRIPCVVDRVHCVTTPGEVVDAVVTEFGITVNPRREDLLEAAREARLPLISMEELLHRARRISGPMDPLPQEDRIVAVVEWRDGTVIDVIRQVKPKAR from the coding sequence ATGACGGTTAACCGGGCGGGACGTTCCGTGCCGGACCACATAGAGGGCTACGGACCGGTGCGTCACTATGAGGGGGCCTTCGAGAGGCTCCCTCAGGGGCCCAAGGTGGGGCCCCTGATCAGGAGGGCCAGGGACGGGGCGTCCTCCAAGGTGCTCAAGGACCTCAAGGAGGCCATCGAGGCATCGGGGCTCAAAAGCGGCATGACCGTATCGTTCCACCACCACCTGCGCAACGGGGACATGGTGGTTAACCAGGTGATACGAACCTGCGCGGAGATGGGGATCGGGGATCTTACCATCTTCCCCACCGCCCTCTTCGGGGTCCACAGAGAGCTGATGGAGCACATAAGGTCCGGGGTGGTTCGCCGGATAATGGGGTCCGTGAACGGCCCCATAGGGCGGCTGGTCTCCGAGGGGGGCATGGCGGAGCCGGTGGTGCTCCGAAGCCACGGGGGACGCCCCCGGGCGGTGGCCTCCGGGGACGTGAAGATAGACGTGGCCTTCATAGCCGCCCCATCGGCGGACCGGCACGGCAACCTGTCTGGATCCCAGGGCAGGAGCGCCTGCGGCTCCCTGGGCTACGCCTTCACCGACGCCATGTACGCGGACCACGTGGTGGCGGTGACCGACAACCTGGTGGAGGGTACCCTCTGCCCCATCTCCATTCCCCAGATCTACGTGGACCACGTGGTCAAGGTGGACTCCATCGGGGATCCGGCGGGGATCGTGTCGGGCAGCACCAGGATAACCAAGGACCCGTTGAGGCTCCTCATAGCCCGGATGGCTTCGGAGCTCATCGAGGCCTCCCCCTACTTCAGGGACGGGATCTCATTCCAGACCGGGGCGGGGGGCATACCCCTGGCGGTGACCGCCTTCCTCAAGGAGGCCATGATCCGACGGGGGGTCAAGGGGAGCTTCGGCCTGGGGGGTATAACCGGCTACTTCGTGGAGTTGCTCAAGGAGGGGTTGCTGGAGTGCCTCATGGACGTGCAGTCCTTCGACCTGGAGGCGGTTAGGTCCATAGCCTCCGACGGTCGCCACATGGAGATCTCCGCCGAGTGGTACGCCAGCCCCTGGACCTGCGGCAGCGCGGTGGACAGCCTGGACGCGGTTATCCTGGGGGCCACGGAGGTGGACCTGGACTTCAACGCCAACGTGAACACCGAGGCGGACGGCTACCTGCTCCACGGCATAGGGGGGCACCAGGACACCGCCGCGGGGGCGAAGCTCACCATAATAGCCCAGCCCCTCCTTCGGGGCCGGATACCCTGCGTGGTGGACCGGGTCCACTGCGTCACCACCCCCGGTGAGGTGGTGGACGCGGTGGTCACCGAGTTCGGCATCACTGTGAACCCTAGGAGGGAGGACTTGCTGGAGGCCGCCCGGGAGGCCAGGCTCCCCCTGATATCCATGGAGGAGCTGCTGCATCGAGCCCGCCGGATCTCGGGCCCCATGGACCCCCTGCCCCAGGAGGACCGGATCGTGGCGGTGGTGGAGTGGCGGGACGGCACGGTGATCGACGTGATAAGACAGGTCAAACCCAAGGCCCGGTGA
- a CDS encoding PAS domain S-box protein: protein MGSSIPTRRRGLRFKAALALGSFMALMVLVLLTAGYWILHRGFEKLEVEDARKDLDRVETAIDTMGYFLQGSATDWGRWDDTYLFATNRNPGYIRNNLNEDSLRALNANLFLIFDREGSPLFGALLPQGGEMTLLSGEDIRREGPVRSLGALTGNPNRGVLFAFGMPMMIAHSPILTSLGEGPSAGRLVLGRALTSEEFSWVLKMDVMIDSTSKTGDLSDGSHRSWIHPVDHRTLKAHRIVPTLDGNGVLVTVTRTRDIYAHEERTLWTLGVLLASIGLMGTLGVNLITRRMVLDPLEGISSRIHRIAQSGRFDEALPVEGDDELSDLAEDVNLLLRAVVSSQERLADLSATLESLSDGVLVCDPDGRVVNANASAASILGVPEGEVRGRDFMDLIALEHGDLRGVPQVHASFGGVVSVRGEDRFLEGSVSSIVGPNGDVTGSVTVFRDVTQDRRNREELKEREAFQRELLEIMPVGVMVVDPESRSIESVNPHAVKLLGVEDPSQLVGRRCHGSVCPALEGSCPICDLGNPMDNAERTLLRSDGSQPQVLKTARMVTLGGRRKLLEVFMDISTLKHMEEELRRANERLDLVIRGTNDGIYDWDFASGSLYLSPRWKQILGYQDNELENSHETFVRLLHPDDRPRVEEYLGLYLEGRVRNYSIEFRMIHKDGSVRWILSKGTAVRDRDGRPIRMAGSHSDITDRKMAEEELIRRAEILSGLTSAANNLINVPTDSWDEALTSSLAAVGDALGAIGGYAFSYDDRREAAAMTHRWAPMGHEFPKTGEIRYHLMGPMREAHRNGLAFQVGDLRELPQGDPMGEMMKSLGVTGLVTVPILGPEGCHGFVCFGWDVPNRLNDDQLGLLSLLGIMLKATMDRLSSLAETLEAKRRAEEASAAKSAFLANMSHEIRTPMNAILGYTQILERDPSLGPKQREKVQAIIRSGNHLLELLNDLLDLSKIEAGVLEIRQEVFPLRKMLQDVEVMFRGGAEAKGLHLLLEGLDQAPHWVSGDQRKLRQVLVNLLGNAIKFTSEGMVVLRAQEIHRDQEGGRTQLRFQVEDTGPGIPEEELEVIFDPFGQGSVGLKAGGTGLGLAISKRIVEAMGGDIRVSSQVGHGTVFTVTVPLGLPSSTREDLPGEVKPVGSVVGIQGDGGLKRILVVDDDRESREVLRHLLEEVGFLVDQAEDGEQAVRMVTSSPPDLIITDLHMPRLGGAEAARIIGQSARSPVPILIMSGSRSADVKEDLSWASGILLKPVDAEELYRAVGRALGVSYVYREERREGWRDDAPRQNIDLPPSPEAATLLDAIQDAVLMGDVGALEDAIGKLGEISPGVAGVIGAMAERFDYEGILKLLEGGKRRDDMD, encoded by the coding sequence ATGGGATCCTCCATCCCTACCAGGCGAAGGGGCCTAAGGTTCAAGGCGGCCCTGGCGCTGGGCAGCTTCATGGCCTTGATGGTTCTAGTGCTCTTGACAGCCGGCTACTGGATCCTCCACCGGGGCTTCGAGAAGCTGGAGGTGGAGGACGCCAGGAAGGACCTGGACCGGGTGGAGACCGCCATCGACACCATGGGCTACTTCCTCCAGGGAAGCGCCACCGACTGGGGCCGGTGGGACGACACCTACCTCTTCGCCACCAATCGCAACCCGGGGTACATAAGAAACAACCTCAACGAGGACAGCTTGAGGGCCCTTAACGCCAACCTTTTCCTGATCTTCGACCGGGAGGGATCCCCCCTCTTCGGCGCCCTGCTGCCCCAGGGGGGGGAGATGACCCTCTTGAGCGGAGAGGACATCCGCCGGGAAGGGCCCGTCAGATCCCTGGGTGCCCTCACCGGCAATCCCAACCGGGGGGTCCTCTTTGCCTTTGGCATGCCCATGATGATCGCCCACTCCCCCATCCTCACGAGCCTGGGCGAGGGCCCCTCGGCGGGGCGGCTGGTCCTGGGAAGGGCCCTCACCTCCGAGGAGTTCTCCTGGGTGCTCAAGATGGATGTGATGATAGATAGCACATCCAAGACCGGGGACCTCTCGGACGGATCCCACCGAAGCTGGATCCACCCAGTGGACCATCGGACCCTCAAGGCCCACCGGATCGTGCCCACCCTGGACGGGAACGGCGTCCTGGTCACGGTCACCAGGACCAGGGACATCTACGCCCACGAGGAGAGGACCCTGTGGACCCTGGGGGTGCTCCTGGCCTCCATAGGGCTAATGGGGACCCTGGGGGTCAACCTGATAACCCGCCGGATGGTGCTGGATCCCCTGGAGGGGATCAGCTCCAGGATCCATCGGATAGCCCAGTCGGGCCGGTTCGACGAGGCTCTGCCGGTGGAGGGGGACGACGAGCTGTCGGACCTGGCGGAGGACGTGAACCTGCTGCTCCGGGCGGTGGTCTCCTCTCAGGAGCGCCTGGCGGACCTGTCCGCCACGCTGGAATCCCTGAGCGACGGGGTCTTGGTTTGCGACCCGGACGGCAGGGTGGTGAACGCCAACGCCTCCGCCGCATCTATCCTGGGGGTCCCCGAAGGGGAGGTCCGGGGGAGGGACTTCATGGACCTGATCGCTTTGGAGCACGGGGACCTGCGAGGTGTCCCCCAGGTCCACGCATCCTTCGGCGGGGTGGTCAGCGTCCGGGGAGAGGACAGGTTCCTGGAGGGGAGCGTCTCCTCCATCGTGGGCCCCAACGGGGATGTCACCGGATCGGTGACGGTCTTCCGGGACGTGACCCAGGACAGGCGGAACCGGGAGGAGCTAAAGGAACGGGAGGCGTTCCAGCGGGAGCTCCTGGAGATCATGCCTGTGGGGGTCATGGTGGTGGACCCGGAGAGCCGTTCCATCGAGTCGGTTAACCCCCACGCGGTGAAGCTCCTGGGGGTTGAGGACCCGTCCCAGCTGGTGGGACGCCGCTGCCACGGCTCCGTGTGCCCCGCGTTGGAGGGGTCGTGTCCCATATGCGACCTGGGAAACCCGATGGACAACGCGGAGCGGACCTTGCTCAGGTCCGACGGGAGTCAGCCTCAGGTGCTCAAGACCGCCAGGATGGTGACCCTGGGGGGCAGGAGGAAGCTGCTGGAGGTCTTCATGGACATAAGCACCCTTAAGCACATGGAGGAGGAGCTCAGACGAGCCAACGAGCGGCTGGACCTGGTGATAAGAGGCACCAATGACGGCATCTACGACTGGGACTTTGCGAGTGGCAGCCTTTACCTCTCTCCCCGATGGAAGCAGATCCTGGGCTACCAAGACAACGAGTTGGAGAATAGTCACGAAACCTTCGTTCGACTCCTCCACCCGGACGACAGACCCAGGGTTGAAGAGTATCTGGGTCTCTATCTGGAAGGTAGGGTTAGGAACTACTCGATTGAGTTCAGGATGATTCACAAGGACGGATCAGTCCGTTGGATCCTCTCAAAGGGGACCGCGGTTAGGGACCGGGATGGCAGGCCTATCCGGATGGCGGGATCCCACTCGGACATCACCGACAGGAAGATGGCGGAGGAGGAGCTGATCCGCCGGGCGGAGATCCTGAGCGGGCTCACCTCCGCGGCCAACAACCTCATAAACGTTCCAACGGACAGTTGGGACGAGGCACTGACATCCTCCCTGGCCGCCGTGGGGGACGCGCTGGGAGCCATCGGTGGCTACGCCTTCTCCTACGATGACCGCCGGGAGGCGGCGGCGATGACCCACCGGTGGGCCCCTATGGGGCATGAGTTCCCCAAGACCGGGGAGATCCGGTACCATCTCATGGGGCCAATGCGGGAGGCTCACCGGAATGGGCTTGCCTTCCAGGTGGGGGATCTGCGGGAGCTGCCCCAGGGGGACCCCATGGGTGAGATGATGAAGAGTCTAGGGGTGACCGGCCTGGTCACGGTGCCAATCCTTGGGCCCGAAGGCTGCCACGGCTTCGTGTGCTTCGGCTGGGACGTGCCGAACCGTCTTAATGATGACCAGCTGGGGCTTCTGAGCCTGCTGGGGATCATGCTTAAGGCTACCATGGACAGACTGAGCTCCTTGGCGGAGACGCTGGAGGCCAAGAGGCGGGCTGAGGAGGCCAGCGCCGCCAAGTCTGCGTTCCTGGCCAACATGAGCCACGAGATCCGGACCCCCATGAACGCCATCCTGGGCTACACCCAGATCCTGGAGAGGGACCCATCGCTGGGGCCCAAGCAGAGGGAGAAGGTGCAGGCCATAATACGCAGCGGCAACCACCTCCTGGAGCTCCTTAACGACCTTCTTGACCTATCCAAGATCGAGGCGGGGGTGCTGGAGATCCGGCAGGAGGTCTTCCCACTGCGGAAGATGCTCCAGGACGTGGAGGTCATGTTCCGGGGCGGGGCGGAGGCCAAGGGGTTGCACCTGCTCCTGGAGGGGCTGGACCAGGCCCCCCACTGGGTGTCGGGGGACCAGCGGAAGCTGAGGCAGGTGTTGGTGAACCTCCTGGGCAATGCGATCAAGTTCACCTCCGAGGGGATGGTGGTCCTTCGGGCCCAGGAGATCCACAGGGACCAGGAGGGCGGCAGGACCCAGCTTCGCTTCCAGGTGGAGGACACGGGGCCCGGGATACCGGAGGAGGAGCTTGAGGTGATATTCGACCCCTTCGGACAGGGCAGCGTGGGGCTCAAGGCGGGGGGAACCGGGCTTGGGCTTGCCATCTCGAAGCGCATAGTGGAGGCCATGGGGGGTGACATCCGGGTCTCGAGCCAGGTGGGCCATGGGACCGTGTTCACCGTCACGGTGCCCCTGGGACTTCCCTCATCCACCCGGGAGGACCTCCCCGGTGAGGTGAAGCCCGTTGGATCGGTGGTGGGCATCCAGGGGGACGGGGGCCTCAAGCGCATACTGGTGGTGGACGACGACCGGGAGAGCCGGGAGGTGCTAAGGCACCTGCTGGAGGAGGTGGGCTTCCTGGTGGACCAGGCGGAGGACGGGGAGCAGGCGGTTCGGATGGTGACATCATCCCCCCCGGACCTCATCATCACGGACCTTCACATGCCGCGGTTGGGTGGTGCGGAGGCCGCCAGGATCATTGGGCAGAGTGCCAGATCACCGGTGCCCATCCTTATAATGAGCGGCAGCAGATCCGCCGACGTGAAGGAGGACCTGTCCTGGGCGTCGGGTATCCTCCTCAAGCCCGTGGATGCGGAGGAGCTGTACCGGGCGGTGGGGAGGGCCCTCGGGGTGAGTTATGTCTATCGGGAGGAGCGGAGGGAGGGGTGGAGGGATGATGCCCCCCGGCAGAACATTGACCTGCCGCCCTCCCCGGAGGCGGCTACGCTGTTGGACGCCATCCAGGATGCGGTTCTCATGGGGGACGTTGGAGCCCTGGAGGATGCCATAGGGAAGCTGGGAGAGATCAGTCCCGGGGTCGCCGGTGTCATCGGCGCCATGGCAGAGAGGTTCGACTACGAGGGGATCCTCAAGCTTTTAGAAGGGGGGAAGCGGCGGGATGATATGGATTGA
- a CDS encoding HD domain-containing phosphohydrolase, whose amino-acid sequence MIWIERPPTVMVVDDTPENLHVLRGLLESGGVKVRAFPNGPMALKAACQDPPDLIMLDVMMPQMNGFQVARRLREDERTRGIPILFVSALSDTGSKVRAFREGGVDYVTKPFQAEEVMARVRTHLELSMARRELQMHNRHLNDLVNEKVREISDSQMAIILAITRITEYRDSETGMHIERTGHLCKALAMEVARDLVSRVSDQFVENIFHAAPLHDIGKVAIPDQILLKPGKLTGEEFEIMKTHAVIGAEALKAARDRYPNNPFVNMGMEIARWHHERWDGRGYPDGLVGDQIPLSARIMSVVDVYDAIRSRRPYKPPFPHHRAVEMVLEGRGTQFDPMVVEAFVRASDAFQAIHLEMGDGEGEA is encoded by the coding sequence ATGATATGGATTGAACGGCCCCCCACCGTGATGGTGGTGGACGACACGCCGGAGAACCTGCACGTGCTGAGGGGGTTGCTGGAGTCCGGGGGGGTCAAGGTCAGGGCCTTCCCCAACGGACCCATGGCGCTGAAGGCCGCCTGCCAGGACCCGCCGGACCTGATCATGCTGGACGTGATGATGCCCCAGATGAACGGCTTCCAGGTGGCCAGGCGCCTTAGGGAGGACGAGAGGACCCGGGGGATCCCCATCCTTTTCGTGAGCGCCCTGTCGGACACGGGCAGCAAGGTGAGGGCCTTCCGGGAGGGGGGGGTGGACTACGTCACCAAGCCCTTCCAGGCAGAGGAGGTCATGGCCCGGGTGAGGACCCACCTGGAGCTAAGCATGGCCCGGCGGGAGCTCCAGATGCACAACCGTCACCTGAACGACCTGGTGAACGAGAAGGTGCGGGAGATATCGGACTCCCAGATGGCCATAATACTGGCCATCACCAGGATAACCGAGTACAGGGACAGCGAGACGGGGATGCACATAGAGAGAACCGGGCACCTGTGCAAGGCGCTGGCCATGGAGGTCGCCCGGGACCTGGTGTCTCGGGTGAGCGACCAGTTCGTGGAGAACATCTTCCACGCCGCCCCGCTCCACGACATAGGGAAGGTGGCCATACCGGATCAGATCCTCCTCAAGCCCGGCAAGCTAACCGGTGAGGAATTCGAGATCATGAAGACCCACGCGGTCATAGGGGCGGAGGCCCTCAAGGCCGCCAGGGACCGGTACCCAAACAACCCTTTCGTCAACATGGGGATGGAGATCGCCCGGTGGCACCATGAGAGATGGGACGGCAGGGGCTACCCGGACGGGCTCGTGGGGGATCAGATACCCTTATCCGCCAGGATAATGTCCGTGGTGGACGTGTACGACGCCATAAGGTCAAGGCGACCCTACAAGCCCCCCTTCCCCCACCACAGGGCGGTGGAGATGGTGCTGGAGGGCCGGGGTACCCAGTTCGATCCCATGGTGGTGGAGGCCTTCGTTCGGGCCTCCGACGCATTCCAGGCGATACACCTGGAGATGGGGGACGGGGAAGGTGAGGCATGA
- a CDS encoding DUF2628 domain-containing protein yields MRHERLAAPDGRVVTVPGGFSFAACLLPPLWMIYHRLWLHLAVWILGAVAAFFGIVCLALEAMGPGPWLWMAQVFACLSIGCLTLIPGAFGNRWRIRRLKRLGFKPLGDGD; encoded by the coding sequence GTGAGGCATGAGAGGCTGGCAGCTCCAGACGGGAGGGTGGTGACCGTGCCCGGGGGTTTCTCGTTCGCCGCGTGCCTGCTACCACCCCTTTGGATGATCTACCATCGGCTGTGGCTTCACCTGGCCGTTTGGATTCTGGGGGCTGTTGCCGCGTTCTTCGGCATCGTATGTCTGGCCCTTGAGGCCATGGGGCCTGGGCCTTGGCTGTGGATGGCTCAGGTTTTCGCTTGCCTGTCCATCGGGTGCCTCACCCTGATACCCGGCGCCTTCGGCAACCGCTGGCGGATCCGGCGCCTCAAACGCCTGGGGTTCAAGCCTCTGGGGGACGGGGATTGA